Below is a window of Corynebacterium kalinowskii DNA.
ATTGTTCGCCGCGTCCCGTGCCGAGCATGGTTCCGCCGAGCAGCGTAAACGGCACGTCTGAGCCCAGTCGGGCCGCCAGTGGCAGCAAATCGGCAGTGCTTATCGACGCCATCTGCCCCATCACACGCAGCGCAGCAGCCGCATCAGCAGACCCGCCGGCCATGCCACCAGCAGTCGGAATGCCCTTGCGCAGGCGAATATCGATCATCGGCAGTGGGGCCCCGCCCTGGGAACGATGCAGCTCGGTCGCCATATCGATGGCTTTCCACACCAAATTATCCGGTGTGGTGGGCACGGCTGGGGCACCAAGCCCGGTGACGCTGAGGCTGCGCACGATGGAGCCTTCAGCAGTTGACTGATCTAGGAGTTCGACCTCGAGGTCGTCGTGCAGGCTCAGTGATTGGAAGACTGTCACCAGCTCGTGGTAGCCGTCCTCGCGGGCATCCCCGACCCCGAGGTGGAGGTTTACTTTTGCGTGGGCGCGTGCGGTCAGGATTGTCATTTGGTCACTCCGGCAAGCCGCACGAAGTCGGCAACGCCGAGCTTTTCGCCACGCTCACTCGGGCTGATTCCAGCCTGCACCAGGGCTTCCTCGGCGGCAGCTCCGCCCCCGTAATAGCCGGACAGCGCGGCACGCAGGGTTTTGCGACGCTGGGCGAACGCGGCGTCGATAAGCGGGAAGACGCGGGAGCGGGTCGCATCATCGAGAGGCCAGGGCTCGGTACCTGGGGCGAAGCGATCGATGCGCACCAAACCGGATTCGATCTTCGGCGCAGGCCAGAACACATTCTTTCCGATAGA
It encodes the following:
- a CDS encoding 4-(cytidine 5'-diphospho)-2-C-methyl-D-erythritol kinase; protein product: MTILTARAHAKVNLHLGVGDAREDGYHELVTVFQSLSLHDDLEVELLDQSTAEGSIVRSLSVTGLGAPAVPTTPDNLVWKAIDMATELHRSQGGAPLPMIDIRLRKGIPTAGGMAGGSADAAAALRVMGQMASISTADLLPLAARLGSDVPFTLLGGTMLGTGRGEQLVPLLSRGTYHWALALNSAGLSTPKVFHTLDDMRAARPDMARAGDIKELSAALLSGDPHEVAKYLANDLQAPALSLLPQLRRTLNAGETAGALAGVVSGSGPTVAFLCESAEQAVDVADYVLDTGVATSVAVAEGPAGGAELVG